In a genomic window of Microterricola viridarii:
- a CDS encoding cytidine deaminase, which yields MNAVTSENIDWDGLHAAALEAMAKAYVPYSKFPVGVAALVSDGRVISGCNVENASYGLTLCAECALVSSLHMTGGGHLVAFACVDGNGNALMPCGRCRQLLFEHSAPGMLLQTVSGIKTIDEVLPDAFGPRTLAAFAEGAS from the coding sequence GTGAACGCCGTGACATCCGAGAACATCGACTGGGACGGCTTGCACGCCGCGGCCCTCGAGGCGATGGCGAAGGCCTATGTGCCCTACTCGAAGTTCCCCGTCGGCGTGGCCGCGCTGGTCAGCGATGGCCGGGTGATCAGCGGATGCAACGTCGAGAACGCCTCATACGGGCTCACTCTGTGCGCGGAGTGCGCGCTCGTGTCGTCGCTGCACATGACGGGCGGAGGGCACCTTGTCGCCTTCGCCTGCGTGGACGGCAACGGCAACGCGCTCATGCCCTGCGGCCGCTGCCGCCAGCTCCTGTTCGAGCACTCGGCGCCAGGCATGCTGCTGCAGACCGTTTCAGGAATCAAGACGATCGACGAGGTCCTGCCGGACGCCTTCGGGCCGCGCACCCTCGCCGCATTCGCAGAAGGAGCATCATGA
- a CDS encoding thymidine phosphorylase, protein MSTIEAFDAVDLIHTKRDKGTLSTAQIDWLIDAFTRGYVGDEQMAAMAMAIFLNGMSRSEIRDLTMAMIASGERMSFAELGKPTTDKHSTGGVGDKITLPLMPLVAVFGAAVPQLSGRGLGHTGGTLDKLESIPGWRANLTNEEMFAQLQQHGGVISAAGSGLAPADGKLYSLRDITGTVEAIPLIASSIMSKKIAEGTGALVLDVKFGSGAFLKDIERSRELAQTMVALGEDAGVATSALLTNMNVPLGLAIGNANEVRESVEVLAGGGPRDVVELTVALAEEMLALVGITDVDVAAALQDGRAMDKWRDVIRAQGGDPDAALPVARETHTVVADRDGVLVEQQALPFGIGAWRLGAGRARKQDPVQHAAGIDLHAKPGDEIRAGQPLFTLSADEPERFARALEAVEGAWRIGDPGEPVLDGGPLIAERIGR, encoded by the coding sequence ATGAGCACCATCGAGGCATTCGACGCCGTCGACCTCATCCACACCAAACGCGACAAGGGCACCCTCTCCACCGCCCAGATCGACTGGCTGATCGACGCGTTCACCCGCGGCTACGTCGGCGACGAGCAGATGGCCGCCATGGCCATGGCGATCTTCCTCAACGGGATGTCGCGCAGCGAGATCCGCGACCTGACCATGGCGATGATCGCCAGCGGCGAGCGGATGAGCTTCGCCGAGCTCGGCAAGCCGACCACCGACAAGCACTCCACCGGAGGCGTCGGCGACAAGATCACCCTGCCCCTGATGCCGCTCGTCGCCGTCTTCGGCGCGGCCGTCCCGCAGCTCTCCGGCCGCGGCCTCGGCCACACCGGCGGGACGCTGGACAAGCTCGAGTCGATCCCGGGCTGGCGCGCGAACCTCACGAACGAGGAGATGTTCGCCCAGCTGCAGCAGCACGGCGGCGTCATCAGCGCCGCCGGCAGCGGGCTGGCCCCGGCCGACGGCAAGCTGTACTCGCTCCGCGACATCACCGGCACCGTCGAGGCGATCCCGCTGATCGCCTCCTCGATCATGTCGAAGAAGATCGCGGAGGGCACCGGCGCCCTCGTGCTCGACGTGAAGTTCGGCTCCGGCGCCTTCCTCAAGGACATCGAACGCTCTCGCGAGTTGGCGCAGACGATGGTCGCCCTCGGCGAGGACGCCGGCGTCGCGACCTCCGCCCTGCTCACCAACATGAATGTGCCGCTCGGCCTGGCCATCGGCAACGCCAACGAGGTGCGCGAGTCGGTCGAGGTGCTCGCCGGCGGCGGCCCGCGTGACGTGGTCGAGCTGACCGTCGCACTGGCCGAGGAGATGCTGGCGCTCGTCGGTATCACCGACGTCGACGTGGCGGCCGCGCTCCAGGACGGCCGCGCCATGGACAAGTGGCGCGACGTCATCCGCGCCCAGGGCGGCGACCCGGATGCCGCGCTGCCGGTTGCCCGCGAGACGCACACAGTCGTCGCCGACCGCGACGGCGTGCTGGTGGAGCAGCAGGCGCTGCCGTTCGGCATCGGCGCCTGGCGCCTCGGCGCCGGCCGCGCCCGCAAGCAGGACCCGGTGCAGCACGCGGCCGGCATCGACCTGCACGCCAAGCCGGGCGACGAGATCCGCGCGGGCCAGCCGCTGTTCACGCTCAGCGCCGACGAGCCGGAGCGCTTCGCTCGGGCCCTCGAGGCCGTCGAGGGCGCCTGGCGCATCGGCGACCCCGGCGAGCCCGTGCTGGACGGTGGCCCCCTCATCGCGGAGCGCATCGGCCGCTAG